The Osmerus mordax isolate fOsmMor3 chromosome 28, fOsmMor3.pri, whole genome shotgun sequence genome segment TAGATTGTATGCAGCGTGCTGCAGGTGTCATTAGCATTGCATTCACAGGTGTCTTTTCTCAGGTTTCTGAAGGGGAGATTAAATTGACCCTGTACCAGTACAAGACCTGTCCGTTCTGCAGCAAAGTTCGGGCATTTTTGGATTTCCATGGCCTGCCATACGACATCGTGGAGGTCAATCCAGTCATGAGAAAGGAAATCAAGTGGTCAACTTACAGAAAAGTGCCTATCTTGATGGTGAATGGTGAAGTGGTAAGGACATTAGTCAGGTGTCATACCAGCATGAAGGGTATATGCTCGGCAGAGGCCAAACGATTCGGACGAGTAGTGCAATGCAAACAAGCCATATTTTACACAATTATGCAGGTCAAATATTCCTAATGCCTGAAAATGTTTATACTATGCACTACTACATGTGGGGTCTACTGGGAAATTGAAAATGCTGATTTTGACAGCAATGTATATGCTGTAGCATAAAGTAAATTTTAACTAAACTATTATTAGGTCTTGGACTCATTGGAAAACATCATGGGGTTTCTCACTCTTGCTTTCATATCTTACAGCAACTGAATGATTCATCAGTAATCATCAGCGGTCTAAAGACATACTTGATTAGCAAGTAAGTAATTTCACAGCCGTATAGTCTTTCTTGGGTGTTTGGTTTTTGGGGGTGAGATGTCAAGAAACTCTCTGAACCTTCTCTACAGGGGGAAAACCATACCAGAAATTCTCACCTGTTACCCAGAGATGAAGTCCACCAATGACCGGGGGAAGGAAGTGACAGAGTACAACAACAAGTACTGGGTGATGCTGACCGAAGCTGAGGCCTCACTGCTGTATCCAGAGAAAGATTCCAGGAAGTCAGTCCATAACGTTAGCTGGCAGATATCTGCCTGGTCAATCTCAACAAAGAAAAACCCTCTGCTAAATATAATACAGTCTGGATAgtaattgtttttttgtgtgtgtgtgtgaaaaagtcTGCATCAGTTTGTCTTTCTGTGCCACTAAATCTATTACAGAGAGGAAATCAAATGGCGTCGATGGGCAGATGATTGGCTTGTGCACCTGATCTCCCCCAACGTGTACAGAACTACAGGAGAGGCCCTGGCTTCTTTTGACTACATTGTGCGAGAGGGCAAGTTTGGCACTTTTGAGGGATTCTGTGCAAAGTACGTTGGAGCGTCAGCCATGTATGTCATCTCCAAAATGCTGAAAAGAAGGTTGGTGAAAGAGACTCCTGtgtcagaaacacattttgggACAACATCTACATTTGTAATGATCCAGCAACCAGCTTTGGAAATGTGTGTTGTTGCCTATGGCATC includes the following:
- the ptgesl gene encoding prostaglandin E synthase 2, with the protein product MAAACARKLSKVGWQILESQSCRPGKVFSLVPRSSLHGSSRAYGTGGSGFRSKLLFAPPLHGGSRILGCAFLLGGGIGLYQTIKFSVQQHLAEEKSKVSEGEIKLTLYQYKTCPFCSKVRAFLDFHGLPYDIVEVNPVMRKEIKWSTYRKVPILMVNGEVQLNDSSVIISGLKTYLISKGKTIPEILTCYPEMKSTNDRGKEVTEYNNKYWVMLTEAEASLLYPEKDSRKEEIKWRRWADDWLVHLISPNVYRTTGEALASFDYIVREGKFGTFEGFCAKYVGASAMYVISKMLKRRHNLQDDVRQDLYKAVNDWVAAIGKKRKFMGGNQPNLSDLAVFGVLRVMEGLQAFDDMMENTKVKFWYKRMEKATQNHEGKI